The nucleotide sequence GTTCCTCCGATTCCGCCTCGTAGGAGAGGATAATCCGGTGCCGAAGCACATCATAGGCGGTCTCTTTGACGTCCTCCGGCAAAACATAGTTCCTGCCGGAAAAAAGGGCCCGCACCTTGGCCGCACGATACAGAAAAAGTGTCGCACGGGTGGAGGCGCCGTATTCTATATAGCGGGTGTACCCGAAGCGCATGGAATCCTTCTCCCGTGAAGCAGTCACAATGGAGACTATATACTCTTCGATTCTTTCGTCCACCTTAATCGCCGCTGCGGTCTCTTTGATAATATTAAGAATTCCCGGGGTAAGGACCTTTTGAATAAAGGACTTCTTCTCCACGCCCATAAGCCGCAGAATAGAAAGCTCATCCTGGGGATCAGGATAGTGTATCTTGAGCTTGAGCATAAAGCGGTCCAGCTGGGCTTCCGGCAGGGGATATGTCCCTTCGCTCTCGATGGGGTTCTGGGTGGCCAATACAAAGAAGGGCTTCGGAAGATAGTGGGTCTCGTCGCCTATGGTAACATGCCGTTCCTCCATGGCCTCAAGAAGAGCGGACTGAACTTTGGCCGGAGCGCGGTTAATCTCATCGGCAAGGACAATATTTGCGAAGACAGGCCCCTTTCTTGCCACGAATTCTCCGGTCTGCTGCCGGTAGATCATGGTACCTATAAGGTCTGCCGGAAGCAGGTCGGGGGTAAACTGAAGGCGCTTG is from Marispirochaeta sp. and encodes:
- a CDS encoding MoxR family ATPase, coding for MSSTANKTEADIERASTELNRCRGEIAKRLVGQESMVDGMLMGLIAGGHVLLEGVPGLAKTLAVKTLSEVLDASFKRLQFTPDLLPADLIGTMIYRQQTGEFVARKGPVFANIVLADEINRAPAKVQSALLEAMEERHVTIGDETHYLPKPFFVLATQNPIESEGTYPLPEAQLDRFMLKLKIHYPDPQDELSILRLMGVEKKSFIQKVLTPGILNIIKETAAAIKVDERIEEYIVSIVTASREKDSMRFGYTRYIEYGASTRATLFLYRAAKVRALFSGRNYVLPEDVKETAYDVLRHRIILSYEAESEELTSEDVVTMILRAVPVP